A window of the Brassica oleracea var. oleracea cultivar TO1000 chromosome C1, BOL, whole genome shotgun sequence genome harbors these coding sequences:
- the LOC106303697 gene encoding defensin-like protein 206 yields the protein MAKNINSVSITVLLFVLFVASTEILKSEAQTFCFECGPEPFLGTNADCFNCCKTKYGSPPVVSGVVEGSEKHCHCYC from the exons ATGGCAAAGAACATCAACTCAGTCAGCATCACTGTTCTCTTGTTCGTCCTCTTTGTGGCTTCCACCG AAATCCTCAAGAGCGAGGCTCAAACATTTTGTTTCGAGTGCGGACCGGAGCCGTTCCTAGGTACAAATGCTGATTGCTTTAACTGTTGCAAAACCAAATACGGGAGTCCTCCAGTCGTTAGTGGCGTTGTTGAGGGAAGTGAGAAACACTGTCATTGCTATTGTTGA
- the LOC106303649 gene encoding defensin-like protein 206, protein MAKNINSVSITVLLFVLLVASTEILKSEAQTFCFECGPVPFLGTNADCFNRCKTKYGSPPVVSGFVEGSEKHCHCYC, encoded by the exons ATGGCAAAGAACATCAACTCAGTCAGCATCACCGTTCTCTTGTTCGTCCTCTTGGTGGCTTCCACCG AAATCCTCAAGAGCGAGGCTCAAACATTTTGCTTCGAGTGCGGACCGGTGCCGTTTCTAGGTACAAATGCTGATTGCTTTAACCGTTGCAAAACCAAATACGGGAGTCCTCCAGTCGTTAGTGGCTTTGTTGAGGGAAGTGAGAAACACTGTCATTGCTATTGTTGA